From Heterodontus francisci isolate sHetFra1 chromosome 9, sHetFra1.hap1, whole genome shotgun sequence, the proteins below share one genomic window:
- the btbd6b gene encoding BTB/POZ domain-containing protein 6-B isoform X1: protein MLLVKYIQETLKKSKSVKREGSSNSSKLPVCYEIVTLSLGKKMAAELYPSKHSSSSLQSSESSSNNSSSNNSSSTGNTVSSSKRSLLLRQGQQQNLNNNHIQNSNWQSFYPTLRERNAMMYNNELMADVHFIVGSPGSSQRVPAHKYILAVGSSVFYAMFYGELAEDKSDIHIPDVEPAAFLILLNFSPLPFCRYLYSDEIDLEADTVLASLYAAKKYIVPYLAKACVNFLETSLEAKNACVLLSQSRLFEEPELTQRCWEVIDAQAELALRSEGFCEIDLQTLEIILSRETLNTKEVVVFEAILSWAEAECKRQGLPPSARNKRGVLGKALYIVRIPTMTLEEFANGAAQCDLLTLEQTHDIFLWYTALKKPQLEFPTSQRKGLASQRCHRFQSSAYRSNQWRYRGRCDSIQFAVDKRIFIAGLGLYGSSCGKAEYSVKIELKRQGVVLAQNFTKFISDGSSTTFSVWFEHPVQVEQDTFYTASAILDGNELSYFGQEGMTEVQCGKVTFQFQCSSDSTNGTGVQGGQIPELIFYA from the exons ATGTTGCTCGTGAAATATATCCAGG AAACCCTGAAAAAGTCTAAGAGTGTGAAGCGGGAGGGCAGTAGCAACAGCAGCAAGCTGCCAGTTTGCTATGAGATCGTAACGCTTTCGCTCGGCAAGAAGATGGCTGCAGAGTTGTATCCCTCAAAACACAGCAGCAGCAGCCTGCAATCCAGCGAAAGCAGCAGCAACAAcagtagcagcaacaacagcagcagcaccgGTAACACGGTCAGCAGCTCCAAGCGCAGCCTCTTGTTAAGGCAGGGTCAGCAACAGAACCTCAACAACAACCATATCCAGAACAGTAACTGGCAGTCCTTTTACCCCACTCTGCGGGAAAG GAATGCTATGATGTACAATAACGAACTGATGGCAGATGTACATTTCATCGTGGGCTCCCCAGGATCATCACAGAGAGTTCCAGCTCATAAG TACATTTTGGCCGTTGGGAGTTCCGTTTTCTATGCCATGTTTTATGGAGAACTTGCCGAGGATAAATCTGACATTCATATTCCAGATGTGGAACCCGCAGCTTTCCTTATTCTGCTAAA tttctctcccctccccttctgcaGATATTTGTACAGTGATGAGATTGATTTGGAAGCAGACACAGTGCTGGCTTCTCTGTATGCTGCCAAGAAGTACATTGTCCCTTATCTGGCAAAGGCCTGCGTTAACTTCCTGGAGACCAGCCTGGAGGCGAAGAACGCCTGTGTCCTACTGTCCCAAAGCAGACTGTTTGAGGAGCCCGAGCTGACCCAGCGCTGCTGGGAGGTGATAGATGCCCAGGCCGAGCTAGCCCTAAGGTCAGAGGGCTTCTGTGAGATTGATTTGCAGACTTTGGAGATCATCCTGTCGCGGGAGACGCTCAACACCAAAGAGGTTGTTGTGTTCGAGGCCATCCTAAGCTGGGCAGAGGCGGAGTGTAAAAGACAAGGGCTGCCACCCAGTGCCCGGAACAAGAGGGGCGTGCTGGGCAAAGCCCTCTACATAGTTCGCATTCCTACCATGACACTGGAGGAGTTTGCCAACGGGGCCGCACAGTGCGACCTTTTGACCCTGGAGCAGACCCACGACATATTCCTGTGGTACACGGCCCTGAAGAAGCCCCAGTTGGAATTCCCCACTTCCCAGAGGAAGGGTCTGGCATCTCAGCGGTGCCACCGCTTCCAGTCCTCCGCCTACCGCAGCAATCAGTGGAGGTACCGAGGCCGCTGCGACAGCATCCAATTCGCGGTAGATAAGCGCATCTTCATCGCTGGGCTCGGGCTGTACGGCTCGAGCTGTGGCAAGGCAGAGTACAGCGTCAAGATTGAACTGAAGCGGCAGGGAGTGGTCCTGGCTCAAAACTTTACCAAGTTCATATCGGACGGCTCCAGCACCACCTTCTCCGTCTGGTTCGAACACCCAGTACAGGTGGAGCAGGACACCTTTTACACTGCCAGTGCCATCCTGGATGGCAATGAACTGAGCTACTTCGGGCAAGAGGGAATGACAGAAGTGCAGTGCGGCAAAGTGACATTTCAGTTCCAGTGCTCATCTGACAGCACCAATGGCACTGGGGTACAAGGGGGGCAGATCCCTGAACTTATTTTCTATGCATGA
- the btbd6b gene encoding BTB/POZ domain-containing protein 6-B isoform X3 produces MAAELYPSKHSSSSLQSSESSSNNSSSNNSSSTGNTVSSSKRSLLLRQGQQQNLNNNHIQNSNWQSFYPTLRERNAMMYNNELMADVHFIVGSPGSSQRVPAHKYILAVGSSVFYAMFYGELAEDKSDIHIPDVEPAAFLILLNFSPLPFCRYLYSDEIDLEADTVLASLYAAKKYIVPYLAKACVNFLETSLEAKNACVLLSQSRLFEEPELTQRCWEVIDAQAELALRSEGFCEIDLQTLEIILSRETLNTKEVVVFEAILSWAEAECKRQGLPPSARNKRGVLGKALYIVRIPTMTLEEFANGAAQCDLLTLEQTHDIFLWYTALKKPQLEFPTSQRKGLASQRCHRFQSSAYRSNQWRYRGRCDSIQFAVDKRIFIAGLGLYGSSCGKAEYSVKIELKRQGVVLAQNFTKFISDGSSTTFSVWFEHPVQVEQDTFYTASAILDGNELSYFGQEGMTEVQCGKVTFQFQCSSDSTNGTGVQGGQIPELIFYA; encoded by the exons ATGGCTGCAGAGTTGTATCCCTCAAAACACAGCAGCAGCAGCCTGCAATCCAGCGAAAGCAGCAGCAACAAcagtagcagcaacaacagcagcagcaccgGTAACACGGTCAGCAGCTCCAAGCGCAGCCTCTTGTTAAGGCAGGGTCAGCAACAGAACCTCAACAACAACCATATCCAGAACAGTAACTGGCAGTCCTTTTACCCCACTCTGCGGGAAAG GAATGCTATGATGTACAATAACGAACTGATGGCAGATGTACATTTCATCGTGGGCTCCCCAGGATCATCACAGAGAGTTCCAGCTCATAAG TACATTTTGGCCGTTGGGAGTTCCGTTTTCTATGCCATGTTTTATGGAGAACTTGCCGAGGATAAATCTGACATTCATATTCCAGATGTGGAACCCGCAGCTTTCCTTATTCTGCTAAA tttctctcccctccccttctgcaGATATTTGTACAGTGATGAGATTGATTTGGAAGCAGACACAGTGCTGGCTTCTCTGTATGCTGCCAAGAAGTACATTGTCCCTTATCTGGCAAAGGCCTGCGTTAACTTCCTGGAGACCAGCCTGGAGGCGAAGAACGCCTGTGTCCTACTGTCCCAAAGCAGACTGTTTGAGGAGCCCGAGCTGACCCAGCGCTGCTGGGAGGTGATAGATGCCCAGGCCGAGCTAGCCCTAAGGTCAGAGGGCTTCTGTGAGATTGATTTGCAGACTTTGGAGATCATCCTGTCGCGGGAGACGCTCAACACCAAAGAGGTTGTTGTGTTCGAGGCCATCCTAAGCTGGGCAGAGGCGGAGTGTAAAAGACAAGGGCTGCCACCCAGTGCCCGGAACAAGAGGGGCGTGCTGGGCAAAGCCCTCTACATAGTTCGCATTCCTACCATGACACTGGAGGAGTTTGCCAACGGGGCCGCACAGTGCGACCTTTTGACCCTGGAGCAGACCCACGACATATTCCTGTGGTACACGGCCCTGAAGAAGCCCCAGTTGGAATTCCCCACTTCCCAGAGGAAGGGTCTGGCATCTCAGCGGTGCCACCGCTTCCAGTCCTCCGCCTACCGCAGCAATCAGTGGAGGTACCGAGGCCGCTGCGACAGCATCCAATTCGCGGTAGATAAGCGCATCTTCATCGCTGGGCTCGGGCTGTACGGCTCGAGCTGTGGCAAGGCAGAGTACAGCGTCAAGATTGAACTGAAGCGGCAGGGAGTGGTCCTGGCTCAAAACTTTACCAAGTTCATATCGGACGGCTCCAGCACCACCTTCTCCGTCTGGTTCGAACACCCAGTACAGGTGGAGCAGGACACCTTTTACACTGCCAGTGCCATCCTGGATGGCAATGAACTGAGCTACTTCGGGCAAGAGGGAATGACAGAAGTGCAGTGCGGCAAAGTGACATTTCAGTTCCAGTGCTCATCTGACAGCACCAATGGCACTGGGGTACAAGGGGGGCAGATCCCTGAACTTATTTTCTATGCATGA
- the btbd6b gene encoding BTB/POZ domain-containing protein 6-B isoform X2 — MLLVKYIQETLKKSKSVKREGSSNSSKLPVCYEIVTLSLGKKMAAELYPSKHSSSSLQSSESSSNNSSSNNSSSTGNTVSSSKRSLLLRQGQQQNLNNNHIQNSNWQSFYPTLRERNAMMYNNELMADVHFIVGSPGSSQRVPAHKYILAVGSSVFYAMFYGELAEDKSDIHIPDVEPAAFLILLKYLYSDEIDLEADTVLASLYAAKKYIVPYLAKACVNFLETSLEAKNACVLLSQSRLFEEPELTQRCWEVIDAQAELALRSEGFCEIDLQTLEIILSRETLNTKEVVVFEAILSWAEAECKRQGLPPSARNKRGVLGKALYIVRIPTMTLEEFANGAAQCDLLTLEQTHDIFLWYTALKKPQLEFPTSQRKGLASQRCHRFQSSAYRSNQWRYRGRCDSIQFAVDKRIFIAGLGLYGSSCGKAEYSVKIELKRQGVVLAQNFTKFISDGSSTTFSVWFEHPVQVEQDTFYTASAILDGNELSYFGQEGMTEVQCGKVTFQFQCSSDSTNGTGVQGGQIPELIFYA; from the exons ATGTTGCTCGTGAAATATATCCAGG AAACCCTGAAAAAGTCTAAGAGTGTGAAGCGGGAGGGCAGTAGCAACAGCAGCAAGCTGCCAGTTTGCTATGAGATCGTAACGCTTTCGCTCGGCAAGAAGATGGCTGCAGAGTTGTATCCCTCAAAACACAGCAGCAGCAGCCTGCAATCCAGCGAAAGCAGCAGCAACAAcagtagcagcaacaacagcagcagcaccgGTAACACGGTCAGCAGCTCCAAGCGCAGCCTCTTGTTAAGGCAGGGTCAGCAACAGAACCTCAACAACAACCATATCCAGAACAGTAACTGGCAGTCCTTTTACCCCACTCTGCGGGAAAG GAATGCTATGATGTACAATAACGAACTGATGGCAGATGTACATTTCATCGTGGGCTCCCCAGGATCATCACAGAGAGTTCCAGCTCATAAG TACATTTTGGCCGTTGGGAGTTCCGTTTTCTATGCCATGTTTTATGGAGAACTTGCCGAGGATAAATCTGACATTCATATTCCAGATGTGGAACCCGCAGCTTTCCTTATTCTGCTAAA ATATTTGTACAGTGATGAGATTGATTTGGAAGCAGACACAGTGCTGGCTTCTCTGTATGCTGCCAAGAAGTACATTGTCCCTTATCTGGCAAAGGCCTGCGTTAACTTCCTGGAGACCAGCCTGGAGGCGAAGAACGCCTGTGTCCTACTGTCCCAAAGCAGACTGTTTGAGGAGCCCGAGCTGACCCAGCGCTGCTGGGAGGTGATAGATGCCCAGGCCGAGCTAGCCCTAAGGTCAGAGGGCTTCTGTGAGATTGATTTGCAGACTTTGGAGATCATCCTGTCGCGGGAGACGCTCAACACCAAAGAGGTTGTTGTGTTCGAGGCCATCCTAAGCTGGGCAGAGGCGGAGTGTAAAAGACAAGGGCTGCCACCCAGTGCCCGGAACAAGAGGGGCGTGCTGGGCAAAGCCCTCTACATAGTTCGCATTCCTACCATGACACTGGAGGAGTTTGCCAACGGGGCCGCACAGTGCGACCTTTTGACCCTGGAGCAGACCCACGACATATTCCTGTGGTACACGGCCCTGAAGAAGCCCCAGTTGGAATTCCCCACTTCCCAGAGGAAGGGTCTGGCATCTCAGCGGTGCCACCGCTTCCAGTCCTCCGCCTACCGCAGCAATCAGTGGAGGTACCGAGGCCGCTGCGACAGCATCCAATTCGCGGTAGATAAGCGCATCTTCATCGCTGGGCTCGGGCTGTACGGCTCGAGCTGTGGCAAGGCAGAGTACAGCGTCAAGATTGAACTGAAGCGGCAGGGAGTGGTCCTGGCTCAAAACTTTACCAAGTTCATATCGGACGGCTCCAGCACCACCTTCTCCGTCTGGTTCGAACACCCAGTACAGGTGGAGCAGGACACCTTTTACACTGCCAGTGCCATCCTGGATGGCAATGAACTGAGCTACTTCGGGCAAGAGGGAATGACAGAAGTGCAGTGCGGCAAAGTGACATTTCAGTTCCAGTGCTCATCTGACAGCACCAATGGCACTGGGGTACAAGGGGGGCAGATCCCTGAACTTATTTTCTATGCATGA